Proteins co-encoded in one Candidatus Poribacteria bacterium genomic window:
- a CDS encoding VIT1/CCC1 transporter family protein: protein MEDQKKTKPDAQTIKVWKHHLQDEVDASFLYGVFAGLEPDAKRKEILSGLAEVENRHVERWEEMFTVYNIKFKRHHPTMKARLMAWYAHRFGSEFPLSRMLGEEASEVKDYLTLHRNSTLADAKETALDLARESALHTESLQELTGTSDEPWHKTESGGMLGNIVYGFNDGLTANFGLVAGVIAATSDLSTILVTGIVGTVADALSMGASGYLAAKSEQEVYEHEIEVEREEIRLMPDIEEDELALIYEARGIPKDQARLLAQEVMSDPERALEEKIQAELKIGEIHTTPFKEGWITGSATAIGAFIPVAPFLFTEGLLAIWISFALAMFSHFAVGAARSLFTGRGLIRSGFDMFVVGLGVAGVGYLVGELLEHFFFGN from the coding sequence ATGGAAGATCAGAAAAAAACAAAACCCGATGCACAAACAATCAAGGTATGGAAACACCATTTGCAAGATGAAGTTGATGCCAGTTTCCTTTATGGTGTTTTCGCCGGTCTCGAACCTGATGCCAAGCGAAAAGAAATATTAAGTGGACTCGCTGAAGTGGAGAATCGGCATGTCGAACGTTGGGAAGAGATGTTCACGGTGTATAATATAAAGTTCAAGCGACACCATCCAACGATGAAAGCGCGTTTGATGGCGTGGTATGCCCACCGCTTTGGGAGCGAGTTCCCACTTTCGCGGATGCTCGGTGAGGAGGCGAGTGAGGTCAAAGACTATCTAACGCTTCATAGGAACAGCACTTTGGCAGACGCGAAGGAGACCGCCCTTGACTTAGCCAGAGAATCTGCGCTTCATACAGAAAGTTTGCAGGAACTTACGGGGACAAGCGACGAACCGTGGCATAAAACCGAATCCGGCGGTATGTTGGGCAATATTGTTTACGGGTTTAACGACGGTTTAACGGCGAACTTCGGATTGGTCGCTGGCGTTATCGCTGCGACATCGGATCTCTCCACGATTCTTGTAACAGGCATTGTTGGAACCGTAGCGGACGCTCTGTCTATGGGGGCTTCAGGGTACCTCGCCGCCAAGAGTGAGCAAGAAGTCTATGAACACGAGATTGAGGTTGAAAGAGAAGAGATCCGTCTGATGCCCGATATTGAAGAAGACGAACTCGCCCTTATCTACGAGGCTCGCGGCATCCCAAAAGATCAAGCACGGCTCCTTGCGCAGGAAGTGATGAGTGATCCGGAACGGGCATTAGAGGAGAAGATCCAAGCTGAACTTAAGATTGGTGAAATACACACAACGCCCTTCAAAGAAGGATGGATTACGGGATCTGCAACTGCTATTGGTGCTTTTATTCCTGTTGCACCGTTCCTGTTTACAGAAGGGTTGCTCGCTATTTGGATATCGTTCGCGCTTGCGATGTTTTCCCACTTTGCTGTCGGTGCAGCGAGAAGCCTTTTCACGGGACGCGGCTTGATTCGGAGTGGGTTTGATATGTTTGTTGTGGGACTCGGTGTCGCTGGCGTTGGATACCTCGTCGGCGAATTGTTAGAACACTTTTTCTTTGGGAATTAA
- a CDS encoding metal-dependent transcriptional regulator, whose product MLTHAAEDYLKSIYKLQEKGGKVSTGILAAYLNVKPASVTGMIKKLKTMNLVIHERYQGVTLTDTGRSIALEIIRHHRLLELYLFKALGFPWDGVHEEAEKLEHVISEDMEARMDEFLGYPTADPHGAPIPDKNGVVVQTEHIPMTDLQNGQSCVVAEVSDTDPAMLRHLGSLNLYPGTAFHVKEVAPFEGPFTIDVRGEQVVIGREVAKHIFVDNVQDVDNV is encoded by the coding sequence ATGCTTACACATGCGGCTGAGGACTACCTCAAGTCAATCTATAAGTTGCAAGAGAAGGGTGGCAAGGTTTCGACTGGTATTTTAGCGGCATATCTCAATGTCAAACCAGCCTCTGTCACTGGGATGATCAAAAAGTTAAAGACAATGAACCTTGTCATCCACGAGCGTTATCAAGGTGTTACGCTGACGGATACTGGAAGATCGATTGCTCTTGAAATCATAAGGCACCATCGCTTGCTGGAGCTTTATTTGTTCAAAGCACTCGGTTTTCCGTGGGACGGTGTTCACGAAGAAGCCGAGAAATTGGAACACGTTATATCGGAAGACATGGAGGCACGGATGGACGAGTTTCTCGGTTATCCGACTGCTGATCCGCATGGCGCGCCGATACCTGATAAAAACGGTGTTGTGGTACAAACGGAACATATTCCGATGACAGATCTACAAAACGGACAATCTTGTGTTGTTGCTGAAGTGAGTGATACCGATCCTGCGATGCTCCGGCACTTGGGCAGTCTTAATCTTTACCCCGGGACAGCGTTTCATGTGAAAGAGGTCGCTCCATTTGAGGGCCCCTTTACTATCGACGTTAGAGGCGAGCAAGTGGTTATTGGACGTGAAGTTGCCAAGCATATTTTTGTTGATAATGTACAAGATGTAGATAATGTGTAG
- a CDS encoding metal ABC transporter ATP-binding protein: MQALETKAIEVTDLTVAYQDKPVLWDIDLDVPPGVLLSIVGPNGAGKTTLIKAILGLVRPAAGNVLIYDKPYETQRRIVGYVPQRGTVDWDFPTNVLDVVMMGRYGALGWIRRPGRQEREQAMYALEKVGMEGYTTRQISQLSGGQQQRVFLARALVQDATVYLMDEPFQGVDATTERAIVTLLQELRANGKTVVVVHHDLQTVADYFDWVMLLNIRRIASGPVTETFTPENLRETYGGRVAFMANNP; the protein is encoded by the coding sequence TTGCAAGCACTTGAAACCAAAGCCATTGAGGTAACCGATCTAACGGTTGCTTATCAGGATAAACCGGTCTTATGGGATATTGATCTTGATGTCCCACCGGGTGTGCTTTTATCGATCGTTGGCCCCAACGGTGCTGGGAAAACGACGTTGATTAAGGCAATCTTGGGCTTGGTGCGTCCTGCAGCGGGCAACGTTCTGATTTACGACAAGCCTTATGAAACGCAGCGGCGGATTGTTGGCTACGTGCCACAGCGGGGTACGGTTGACTGGGATTTTCCAACGAACGTCTTGGATGTCGTGATGATGGGACGCTACGGTGCGCTTGGATGGATACGCCGGCCCGGAAGACAGGAGCGTGAACAGGCTATGTACGCATTGGAAAAGGTCGGCATGGAGGGGTATACAACTCGGCAAATCAGCCAACTCTCCGGTGGTCAACAACAACGCGTCTTTCTCGCGCGTGCGCTCGTTCAAGATGCCACAGTGTATTTGATGGATGAACCTTTTCAAGGTGTTGACGCGACCACGGAACGCGCAATTGTAACCCTACTTCAAGAACTTCGAGCAAACGGTAAAACTGTCGTTGTGGTGCATCACGATCTCCAGACAGTAGCGGACTATTTCGACTGGGTGATGCTATTGAATATTCGTCGGATTGCCAGCGGTCCTGTTACTGAGACGTTCACACCTGAGAATTTACGTGAAACTTATGGCGGTCGCGTGGCATTCATGGCGAACAACCCTTAA
- a CDS encoding zinc ABC transporter substrate-binding protein, with product MQRLYILLCLIVLLIGTGCDSKEQPGASVAGKYRVVTTIGMITDIVENVGGDHVEVIGLMGPGVDPHLYKASAGDVQKLSSASLIFYNGLHLESKMADILAKMSGNTKTVAVTEAVDRSLLLTPPEFEGQYDPHLWFDVTLWMKAVGKVRDALSEFDPDNTLGYWSNAQRYFAKLAELHEYVKAQAERVPAEQRVLVTAHDAFNYFGKAYGFEVRGLQGISTATEAGIADVQELATFIAARRIPAIFVESSVSPRSLEAVKAAVKSKGFNVEIGGELFSDAMGNEGTPEGTYIGMVRHNIDTIVKALIGESKASSSSTTGY from the coding sequence ATGCAGAGACTATACATTTTATTGTGCCTGATTGTTCTACTTATAGGCACCGGTTGTGATTCAAAGGAACAACCCGGTGCCTCGGTTGCTGGAAAATACCGCGTCGTCACAACAATAGGGATGATTACAGATATCGTTGAGAACGTTGGTGGCGATCACGTTGAGGTGATAGGGCTGATGGGACCTGGCGTGGATCCGCACCTCTACAAGGCGAGCGCGGGTGATGTCCAGAAACTTAGTTCGGCAAGTCTCATTTTCTATAACGGCTTGCATCTTGAGTCAAAAATGGCGGATATCCTTGCGAAAATGTCGGGGAATACCAAGACCGTTGCTGTAACAGAAGCGGTTGACCGGAGCCTGCTGCTAACACCACCGGAATTTGAGGGACAATACGATCCGCATTTGTGGTTCGACGTGACGCTTTGGATGAAAGCGGTTGGAAAGGTTCGCGATGCCCTGAGTGAGTTTGATCCGGACAACACTTTAGGGTATTGGAGTAATGCACAACGTTATTTCGCGAAACTTGCCGAGCTGCACGAGTATGTAAAGGCACAAGCGGAACGTGTGCCAGCGGAGCAACGTGTGCTTGTCACGGCACACGACGCTTTTAACTATTTCGGGAAAGCGTACGGATTTGAGGTTCGCGGACTACAAGGAATTAGTACCGCAACAGAGGCGGGTATCGCTGATGTGCAGGAGTTGGCGACTTTTATCGCAGCGCGACGCATCCCGGCAATTTTTGTCGAATCGTCTGTCTCTCCACGCAGTCTTGAAGCCGTAAAAGCCGCGGTGAAATCAAAAGGGTTTAATGTGGAAATTGGTGGAGAACTTTTCTCCGACGCTATGGGAAATGAAGGCACCCCCGAAGGCACCTATATCGGGATGGTTCGCCACAATATTGATACAATTGTGAAAGCACTGATAGGGGAATCGAAGGCAAGCTCATCTTCTACAACGGGATACTAA